Within the Bradyrhizobium cosmicum genome, the region GCGGGCAGCGCGGCGATGTAGGCGCCGGCGTCGCGCAAGGTGACGAGTTCGCGGCGGCCGGGCAGCGCGATCGGCGTGTCGAACGGCGCGGACCAACCCATCAGGCACCGATGCCGCGGTGAGCCGTGTGGATGTGCGCTTCGCAGGCGATGGTGATGGGCTCGCCGCAAAAGCAGGTCGACCGGCCGTCGATATTCTGGGTTGGCATCCGGCAGCCCTCGGCCCACATCCGGCGCTTCCATGCGTGGAGGTCCCGATCGCGGCGCCACGTCTCGAAATGAGCCTCGGCCAGCCCCTGCGCGATCTGGTGCCAGGCCCGTTCAAATCCGGCCCGGGCGTCCTCGAAGGTCGGCGCCGAACTGGATCTGTGCAGGCCTACGTCGAGGCCAGGGTAAAAGCCGACGCTCCAGAACCATTGATCGCTGCTCGAGGGGACACCGGAGCATCGGCCGATGGTGCCGATCCGGACGTCCTCGCGGTAGACGTGCCAGGTGTCCGGATTGTCCGGGCTGCGGCGGCGGGTGAGGGCGGGCATGGGCGGATTATCGCATGGGAACGCGGCGTGAACAAATTCCCCCGCTTTTCCCCGTATCGGCATGTCGTGTTTGGGGAATGTTCCGTGTCGACGCGTATCGAAACGTCGTCAGTCATCTGGCTATACCGCTTTGATTCCACGGGAATTTAGCGGTTTTGCGCGCTTCCGAAAAAGTTGCGGCCAGGCTTTGGGGGAAGCCTGGCCGCGCGCGAACCGGTCTGGGACGGGGAGGGGTGGGGATGTGACCGGGTCGCGTAACCTGTTGTCTCGTTCCTACTGATCGAGCTACTGATCTCTTGCGCTGGCGGTGGAAACCGCCGGCTTGGTATCGCCCAGCGAGACCCAGACGTTGGGATCGCTCTGCGACTGGCGCTTGACGAAGCGGTAGCCGGTCTCCGTCCAGGCAACGACGCTCTCGTTCTGATTGTCGAGAACGAACTCGCCCTTGTCGGTCTTCACCGTCAGCACCGCGTGCCCTTCGCCCTTCTTGTCGCGCACGACGGTGATGAGCAGGGCCTCGCGCGGCCATCCGGCATCGATCAGCATCTTGCGCTTCAACAACACGTAGTCTTCACAGTCGCCGTAACCGTCGGTCGGCAGCGACCACTTCTCGATCACGCCCCAGTGCTCCTGGTCGGTCAAAGGCTTGACGGTCTCGTTGACCCAGCGATTGACCTTGATGAGGTCGCGCCATGCGGCCTGCGACATCACGATGTCGCGCGGCTGCGTCGGTGCGCCCTGGCACTGCGCGGCGTTGTCCGCACAGAACTCGACCCAGCCGATCGGCGCACGCGTGGTGTCGCCGAGGCTCGCATAGAGCAGGCGGCTTTCACCGGCCTGCGCTGTCGCGCCGATCCCGAAGAGCATGACGGCCAGCGCCAAACCCTTCCCCTGTCCCCTGAAGTCCAACATTGCGGCCCCCGTTTCTTGTTGGGACCACAATGCGCATGGAGCTTTTGAGCTGCCGCTAAGTCAACCAAGTCAAGTCGAGACGAATGCAAGTAAAATGCGCGGCGAATACGATCTATACTTGATTCAAATACGCATAAAATTCGACATGACTCCATTTGATTCAAATTTTAGGAGTTAACTCGGAAACGCTGGTGGAGCCGCGGTTTCCGCACGCAAAGGGCCCCTCGTTAACGCGCGCGCGGTCCGCCACCAGGCATGAAAAAGGCGGCGTCCGCATCGCGGAGGCCGCCTTCAGGGCTGGAATTCCCCTGGTTTTGAGGTCCTTGCGCTTTACCGCGCGGTAACGCTCTCTTCGAGAGTCTCGATCGGCTGCGAGTGCAAGAACTCCAGCGCGAAGCCGTCTTCGAGGTTTCGGACCACCCGGCCCTGGACCCGGCCGAGCAGAACCGTCGATTTCAGCGGCGGGCGGTTTTCCGCGGCAATGGCGGCGCCGGACAGCGAGAGGTCGATGATGCGACAGGTCATCTTGGTGCCGTCCTCGAGCGTGAGCACCGCGATCGGGTTGCGCGGCACGATACGGTCGTGGCGGCGGTCTTCCGGCAGATTGAGGATGTCGCGGTTGGCAAGCCAGGTCAGCTGCGCCGCGAGCTTGTCGCGCTTGCGGGGCGTCGCACCCACCGTCATGGCGAAGCCATTGTCGATGATACGGGTGATCTTGCCCTCGACGCGGCCGATATGGTCGAGATAGGCGACCACGCGGTCGCCGACATTGCCGATGCCGGGCGCCAGCAGGGCGAGGCCGCCGGGTGACATGTTGATCACCTGGCAGGGGAATTCCCGGCGGTCCGGCAGCATGTAGCGGCCGAGCAGGTGAACCTTCACCCGCTGGAAACGCCGACGTTCCTCGGCGGCCGGAAGAAATTTTTTGTTCGCCAACGCCATTTTCAGCACCCGACTCCCCGCCCGGGCGGAGTCCGGGACGACCCTAAGGTGCACAGGGTTAATGCCGCGTTAGGATTGGACGCGTCGATGACGGACAGACACAATCCGTTCAAGAAACCACATCAAGGGCGGGCAGGCCGGTCAGGCCCGGCCTGCTCCCCGACGATACAACCACAGCAGCAGCGCCAGCAGAACCGCGGCCGACAGCCCGAGCGACCAGTGAATGCCGATCGCCGCGCCTGATACCCCGACGGTGATGCCGCTGAAGGCCCGCATGCCGAGCCCGGCCATATTATAGAGCCCGACGACGCGGCCGCGAATGTCGTGCGGCGCGTTCAGCTGCACCAGCGCCTGCGCCATGGTGTTGAACGACAGCTCGAAGAAGCCCGCGAAGAACAGCAGCACGATCGCGACGGGATAGATCCGCACCGCCGCGAAGCCGAGCAGCGCCACGCTCCACAGCATCGCGAGCGTGATCGCGGTGCGCGGCGTGCCCTTCAGCCGTCCCCAGGATTCCAGCGCGAGGCCGGCGAGCAGGGCGCCGCCGGCATCCGCCGCCAGCAGCACGCTGTAGGAAACGCCGGGATCGCCATGGCCGAGATCGCCGGCAAAGCCCGGCATCTGGGCGTGATAGGCGTTGCCGATCATGAAGGAGGTGAGGCCGGCAAGCCACGTCATTGCGGTCAGCACCGGCTGGGTGCCGATGGCGCGGATGGTCAGCATGATGTCGGCGAAGCCGCGCACGGCAAAGCGCCTGATCGCGATGCTCTTGTCGCGCACCGGCGCCCAGAACAGCCAGATCAGCATCGGCAGATAGAACAGCGTGTTGAAGATGATGCCGTGCGAGGTGCCGAGTGTCAGCATGATGATGCCGCCGACCGCCGGCCCGACCAGGATGCCGAGATAGCGCGCCATCGCGTTCAGCCGCACTCCGCTCGGTAGGTCCGCCGGGGCGACGAGGTCGTAGAGCAGCAGCTGGTTCGGCGTCTGCCACAGCACGCCCGCGCAACCGTGGATCACCAGCAGCAGCATCGCGTGCCACATCTCGATCGTGTCGGTAATGAAGAAGAAGCCCCATCCCGCCGAGGCCACGATGAACAGCAGCATGCCGCACTGGATGATGCGGCGCGGATCGAACCGGTCGGCGAGCCCGCCGACCGCGACCGAGAACAGCAGGAACGGCAGCCAGTGCGACAGCACGGCAAATCCGCCCAGCGTCGGCGAATGGAATTTCTGGAACACCACCCAATAGCTGATCACATGCTCGATATTGTCGGCCATCATCGCCAGCACATAGGCGATGAACTGGAGCCGGTACGGCACGGACTTCATCGCCGCGAACGAGCCGGACGCCGCGACGGGATTTTGGGGGAGGGGGTTCAAGCGGGCACCTGGGTGGGACTTGAGCCGTGCCTACACGCTCGCTGGTGAGTGCTCAAGACACCGGATGTGCTCGGACATCAGCCATGCACTGCGCGCCACACACGCTACCGTCATCCCCGCGCAACCGCGACGCGGTTGTCGCTGGAGGTGCGAGCGAAGCGAGCCTCGAAGGATGAGCACGGGCGCCTGCGGCCCATCCTTCGAGGCTCCCCTTGCGACGCTGACGCATCGCAAGCCTCGCACCTCAAGATGACGGCCGTGGTTGTGGTTGCTCCTTACGGGCTACAACGGCGTACCTTGGCAGCACCGCGCGTCTCGCATACGCTTCGCCTCAGCCCGCATCGCCAATCATAATAGACGGGCACTGAGGAAACAGCCATGGATCAAATCCGCGTCTGCACCCACGCTGGGCCGGGCTCGGAGCCCGTCATCCGCACCGTGCCGTGGCCGAAGGTCGGCCGCAAGGCCGCGCTGATCAAGATCGGCGCCTGCGGCGTCTGCGGCACAGATCTGCACATCCTGAAGGGCCATTGGCCGAAGCCGCTGCCGTGGCCGTTCACGCTCGGCCACGAGCTCGGCGGCGTCATCGTCGAATGCGGCGACGAATTCACCGAAGACTTCATGAGCAAGCCGCTCAAGGTCGGCTCGAAGGTGATGATCCCGCCGCTGATGCCGTGCGGGCGCTGCTACTACTGCATCCACTATCCGCAAACCGCCAACAAATGCCTGACGCCGGTCTATTACGGCCGCTATCTCGGCTTCGACAAGGCGCCGCACATGTGGGGCGGCTGGGCTGAATATGTCTATGTCGATCTCGACATGCTGCCGGGCACCAAGATCTACAAGCTGCCCGACGACATGTCGCTGCGATTGGGCGCGTTGTCCGAGCCGCTGACTTCCTGCATCCGCGCCTTCAACCGCGCCAGCCGGGCTGGCGGTTTTTCCTGGGGCAACACGGTGGTGATCCAGGGCTCGGGCCCGATCGGCATTCTGGCGGTCGCAGCCGCGAAGGAGATGGGAGCAGGGCGCGTGATCTGCGTCGGCGCGCCGGAGGAACCGCGGCTCAAGCTCGCGCGCGAGTTCGGCGCGGAGGCGACGGTCAATATCGAGGAGGTGACATCGCCGCAGCAGCGCATCGCCCGTGTGCGCGAGATCGTCGGCGGCTACGGCGCCGATCTGGTGATGGATTGCTCCGGCCACCCCTCGGCCGGCCCCGAAGGCATCGAGATGCTGCGCGACGGCGGTACCTATGTCGAGATGGGCCAGTTCACCGACGCCGGCTCGATCGACACCTCCTGGCATCGCATCTGCACCAAGGACCTCAATTTGCTCGGCTCCTGGGGCTTCACCGCCAACGATCTGCCGCTCGGCGTCGACATGCTCTACCGCACGCGTGACAAATATCCGTGGCTTAAGATGCAGACGATTTATCCGTTCACCGAGGCGGGCGTCGCGCAGGCGGTGAGGGATGCGATGGCGATGAAGACGGTGAAGTCGACGATTGTGCCGTGGCCGGAGCTGGTGGAATAGATATGCCGTCCATTCCGCACGATCTCGCGGCGTTCCTGGTCGAAGCCAAGCGGCGCACCTATGCGGGGCTCGATGACGACGCGACCGTGGTCACTCCGGTGCTTGCCGGGTCCAAGCAGCTTGAGCATCGCGCTGCGCCTTATGCCTATCGCGACATCTATTTCGGGATGGGATTTTTCGTCGGGCAGGAGACGGTGTCGCGGGCTGACCGCGTCATCTGGTCGATGAGCTACAGCGGCGGCGCCTGCGCGGACATCACGGACCGGGACACTTTCCTCGCGATCTACAAATTCCTGCGGCAGGCGCTGCTGGGCGTATCCACAGGGGAGCCCTATCGGGGACCGCGCCTGTTCGAGCAGGCGGGCCTGATCTACCGCAACGAGGTCGAAGGTTCGCTCGATCGCTTTCACGGCGTCGAGAGGATCGAGCGCCGTGATGGCGCGCTGCTCTACGAGCTGCAATATAGTGGCGGCCTGCTGCGATAGTTATTGAACTTGTAGCCCGGAGCGAGCGAAGCGTAATCCGGGATTCTCGCCCGTGGCTCTCCGTATTCCGCTTCGCTCCATATGGGCTACGATCAGGCGTTCGGAACGAAGGACACGACGATGAACGAACAGACTTCCAAACCAAACAGGCGCTCGCCCTTCAGCGCCATCCGCGCGATCGACTACACCGTCATCTTCGTGCGCGACATGGCGGCGATGCGCCGCTTTTATGAGGGGATCCTCGCCTTATCCCTGTTGCGCGAGCTCTCGCCGAACTGGATCGAGTACGGGCTGGGCCCCAACACGCTGGCGCTCGCAAGACCGGGCCGGACCGCCGCCGATGTGCCGGTGCCGCACGGCACGGCCTCGCTGCAACTGGCCTTCAGGGTGTCCGCCGCGGAGGTCGACGCATGCGCCGACGAACTGGTACGGCAAGGCGTGACGCTGCTGTCGCCGCCGACGAACCGGTCCTTTGGACATCGGACACTGTTCTTTCGCGACCCCGACGGCAATCTGCTGGAGGTCTACGCGGAGATCTGAGGAAAGCTATTTGACGTATCCGGACAAAACCGCCTGTGCCCATTCCGGGCGGTTGTTGGCGAGCGCACGGGCCGAGGCGGCCTCCCAGTCGTATTCCAGGGCGAGGAGTTCGACTTGCCAGACCTTCTTTCTTTTCGTGAGTACCGCATACCGCGCGTGAGGCGAGCGGTATTCCAGGCTTGCGGCAAACGGAATGTCCGCGAACACCGGGCAACCGACGCTCCCCGGATTGAGAACCAGGCACTCGCCCGGCCCCTGAACGAGCGCCTGCCGGTGACTATGACCACACAGCACGACGCGAGCCGTCGGTTCACGCGCGAGACGCGTCGCCAGCACGTCGCGGCGGGCCGGCACGAAGCGGCCGTCGTCGAGCGATTCCTCCAACAGGCACGTCGTATCGTCGTCCGGTGTGCCATGGCAGGCCAGAATTCCCTCGTCCAGCCGCAGTTGGGGAGGCAAGGCGTGGAGTGCGCGACGCTGCTCCGCAGTCAACGCGTTGCGCGCAAACAGACCTGCCGGCGAGAGCTTGTCGTCCGGAAACTCCTCGATCCAACGATCATGGTTTCCGCGCACGGTCGGCAACGATAGCGACTGCAGCGCTTCGAAAGTTTCCTTTGGCCACAACGGGCTGGTGACACAATCGCCCAGATTGACCGTCCCGTCGGCGCCGCGCGCCTTGATGTCCGCCAGCACGGCCTCCAAGGCAGCAAGGTTGCCATGGATATCGGAAATGACCGCCAATCGCATTGTCTTGCTCCCCAGACCGATGGCTCGAATTTAGCCCTCTTGCGCATCTCCGGCACGTCCAATCGTGTCCGATTCAAACGAGAAGGCCGCCAAACTTCTCTCTGCTTAGGCCCCAAATCCCGCTATATGCAGCAAACGGCCCCTAAATCGCTGGATGTAGTGGGTCCGGCCGGCGGTAAGCTTATTCTCGCTGGTGCCAAAGCCATGCATCATAAGCATGGTGATTTGCCCGCGCTTGGCGTAAAGAGCGTCCAAATCAAATCACCACGCGTGCGGCTGGACCATTTTGCCGCGTACGCAGCTTCAGGTCGCGCGGCTCGACGTTCCGCGCCTGGACCAACCAAGGTTTATCCCGTGTCTTTCCCGACCATGAGTGCGCCGCTCGCCCGAGCTTTGGCCGAGCGCAACTACGACCGTCCGACCCCCGTTCAGCTCGCCGTGCTCGCGGAGGAAGCTGCCGACCGCGACCTCCTCGTTTCGGCCCAAACCGGCTCGGGCAAGACCCTCGCTTACGGGCTCGCCATGGCCAAGGACCTGCTCGGCGACGCCGAGCGGTTCGAGCGGGCGGGCGCACCGCTCGCCCTGATCGTGGCGCCGACCCGCGAGCTCGCCTTGCAGGTTCAGCGCGAGCTTGCGTGGCTGTATGAACATGCGGACGGACGCGTCGTCTCCTGCGTCGGCGGCATGGATCCGCGGCGCGAGCAGCGCGAGCTGGCAGCCGGCGCGCACATCGTCGTCGGCACGCCCGGCCGCTTGTGCGATCATTTGCGCCGCAACCGTCTCGACATTTCGGAATTGAAGGTGGTCGTCCTCGACGAGGCCGACGAGATGCTCAATCTCGGCTTTCGCGAGGACATGGAATTCATCCTCAAGACGACGCCGGAGACGCGCCGGACGCTATTGTTCTCGGCGACATTTCCGCGCGGCATCGTCGCGCTGGCCAAGCAATATCAGCAGCAGGCGTTCCGGATCGAGGTCGCGGGCGACGAAGGCGGTCACGCCGACATCGAGTACCGCGCCATCCGCGTCGCCCCCGGTGATGTCGAGCATGCGGTCGTCAACGTTCTGCGCTTCTATGAGTCGCCGAGCGCGCTGGTTTTTTGCAGCACGCGCGACGGCGTCCGGCATTTGCAGGCGGCGCTGCTGGAGCGAGGCTTCTCCGTGGTCGCGCTCTCTGGCGAATTGACGCAGAACGAGCGAACCACGGCGCTGCAGTCGCTGCGGGACGGGCGCGCCCGCGTTTGCGTCGCCACTGACGTTGCCGCCCGCGGCATCGACCTGCCGAGCCTCGACCTCGTCATTCACGCGGACCTGCCCAACGACGCCGAGGTGATGCAGCATCGCTCGGGCCGCACGGGACGTGCCGGCCGCAAGGGAACGAGCGTCCTGCTGGTGGTGCCGGCACGGCGGCGGCGCGCGGAGCTGCTGCTCAATCTCGCTGGCGTCGACGCAAACTGGGGCACGGCGCCGCAGGCCGATGAGATCCGCAAGCTCGATCACGCGCGCATGAAGGACGTGCTGTTCACTGAGGAGACGACCGCCGACGATCTGGTGCTGGCGCAGGCGTTGCTCGCCGAGCGGTCGGCCGAGGATATCGCAGCCGCGCTGGCGCGGCTCTATCGCGCACGGTTGCCGTCGCCCGAAGACATCATCGATCCCGGCGAGCGAAGCAGCCGGCCGCGCGAGGATCGCGGCCGCAACGACGCCCGCACGCCGCGCGACGATCGGACTCCGCGCGACGATGTCCGAAGCTCGCGCGGCGACGATCGCTCCGAACGGCTCCGGCCCAAACCCGGGAAAACATCCGCGAAACACGGCATGGCGGATGGC harbors:
- a CDS encoding transglutaminase-like cysteine peptidase, whose translation is MLDFRGQGKGLALAVMLFGIGATAQAGESRLLYASLGDTTRAPIGWVEFCADNAAQCQGAPTQPRDIVMSQAAWRDLIKVNRWVNETVKPLTDQEHWGVIEKWSLPTDGYGDCEDYVLLKRKMLIDAGWPREALLITVVRDKKGEGHAVLTVKTDKGEFVLDNQNESVVAWTETGYRFVKRQSQSDPNVWVSLGDTKPAVSTASARDQ
- a CDS encoding PilZ domain-containing protein yields the protein MALANKKFLPAAEERRRFQRVKVHLLGRYMLPDRREFPCQVINMSPGGLALLAPGIGNVGDRVVAYLDHIGRVEGKITRIIDNGFAMTVGATPRKRDKLAAQLTWLANRDILNLPEDRRHDRIVPRNPIAVLTLEDGTKMTCRIIDLSLSGAAIAAENRPPLKSTVLLGRVQGRVVRNLEDGFALEFLHSQPIETLEESVTAR
- a CDS encoding MFS transporter, translating into MKSVPYRLQFIAYVLAMMADNIEHVISYWVVFQKFHSPTLGGFAVLSHWLPFLLFSVAVGGLADRFDPRRIIQCGMLLFIVASAGWGFFFITDTIEMWHAMLLLVIHGCAGVLWQTPNQLLLYDLVAPADLPSGVRLNAMARYLGILVGPAVGGIIMLTLGTSHGIIFNTLFYLPMLIWLFWAPVRDKSIAIRRFAVRGFADIMLTIRAIGTQPVLTAMTWLAGLTSFMIGNAYHAQMPGFAGDLGHGDPGVSYSVLLAADAGGALLAGLALESWGRLKGTPRTAITLAMLWSVALLGFAAVRIYPVAIVLLFFAGFFELSFNTMAQALVQLNAPHDIRGRVVGLYNMAGLGMRAFSGITVGVSGAAIGIHWSLGLSAAVLLALLLWLYRRGAGRA
- a CDS encoding zinc-binding dehydrogenase translates to MDQIRVCTHAGPGSEPVIRTVPWPKVGRKAALIKIGACGVCGTDLHILKGHWPKPLPWPFTLGHELGGVIVECGDEFTEDFMSKPLKVGSKVMIPPLMPCGRCYYCIHYPQTANKCLTPVYYGRYLGFDKAPHMWGGWAEYVYVDLDMLPGTKIYKLPDDMSLRLGALSEPLTSCIRAFNRASRAGGFSWGNTVVIQGSGPIGILAVAAAKEMGAGRVICVGAPEEPRLKLAREFGAEATVNIEEVTSPQQRIARVREIVGGYGADLVMDCSGHPSAGPEGIEMLRDGGTYVEMGQFTDAGSIDTSWHRICTKDLNLLGSWGFTANDLPLGVDMLYRTRDKYPWLKMQTIYPFTEAGVAQAVRDAMAMKTVKSTIVPWPELVE
- a CDS encoding DUF5680 domain-containing protein produces the protein MPSIPHDLAAFLVEAKRRTYAGLDDDATVVTPVLAGSKQLEHRAAPYAYRDIYFGMGFFVGQETVSRADRVIWSMSYSGGACADITDRDTFLAIYKFLRQALLGVSTGEPYRGPRLFEQAGLIYRNEVEGSLDRFHGVERIERRDGALLYELQYSGGLLR
- a CDS encoding VOC family protein, translated to MNEQTSKPNRRSPFSAIRAIDYTVIFVRDMAAMRRFYEGILALSLLRELSPNWIEYGLGPNTLALARPGRTAADVPVPHGTASLQLAFRVSAAEVDACADELVRQGVTLLSPPTNRSFGHRTLFFRDPDGNLLEVYAEI
- a CDS encoding metallophosphoesterase family protein → MRLAVISDIHGNLAALEAVLADIKARGADGTVNLGDCVTSPLWPKETFEALQSLSLPTVRGNHDRWIEEFPDDKLSPAGLFARNALTAEQRRALHALPPQLRLDEGILACHGTPDDDTTCLLEESLDDGRFVPARRDVLATRLAREPTARVVLCGHSHRQALVQGPGECLVLNPGSVGCPVFADIPFAASLEYRSPHARYAVLTKRKKVWQVELLALEYDWEAASARALANNRPEWAQAVLSGYVK
- a CDS encoding DEAD/DEAH box helicase, with product MSAPLARALAERNYDRPTPVQLAVLAEEAADRDLLVSAQTGSGKTLAYGLAMAKDLLGDAERFERAGAPLALIVAPTRELALQVQRELAWLYEHADGRVVSCVGGMDPRREQRELAAGAHIVVGTPGRLCDHLRRNRLDISELKVVVLDEADEMLNLGFREDMEFILKTTPETRRTLLFSATFPRGIVALAKQYQQQAFRIEVAGDEGGHADIEYRAIRVAPGDVEHAVVNVLRFYESPSALVFCSTRDGVRHLQAALLERGFSVVALSGELTQNERTTALQSLRDGRARVCVATDVAARGIDLPSLDLVIHADLPNDAEVMQHRSGRTGRAGRKGTSVLLVVPARRRRAELLLNLAGVDANWGTAPQADEIRKLDHARMKDVLFTEETTADDLVLAQALLAERSAEDIAAALARLYRARLPSPEDIIDPGERSSRPREDRGRNDARTPRDDRTPRDDVRSSRGDDRSERLRPKPGKTSAKHGMADGSVWFRANIGRKKNAEARWLLPMICRRGGIDKGDIGAIKIMDTTTEFEISERVAESFAAKIKRPDKEDNIRLEAMADAPQRQAPSEKRPHAPRRESGEGDHRERRDDRAREPSEFKPRGKGHAERAPKFEGAPSFAKKKQHKNKPGHAEPSVTPWAGKGAPGKKPKKKHRG